In a genomic window of Nodosilinea sp. E11:
- a CDS encoding benzoate/H(+) symporter BenE family transporter, whose protein sequence is MVAKGFFNDVSLSAIIAGFVTVLVGFTSSAVIVFQAAQAFSATPAEIASWMWALGLGMGLTCIGLSLRYRAPVVTAWSTPGAALLITSATGVPMAEAIGAFLLSGMLITLAGFSGWFERLMSRIPLALAAGMLAGVLLRFGLDVFTAMQTQFAMTFAMFCTYLAMRRAQPRYAVVAALGVGIAIAALQNLIQFDSVSLQLARPVFTVPQFSLGATIGVALPLFVVTMASQNVPGVAVLRASGYGTVPISPVIGWTGAATVVLAPFGAFALNLAAITAAICMGREAHEDPGKRYVAAIAAGFFYLLIGFFGATVAALLAAFPPELVLAIAGLALFGTIGNGLFTALQNEGDREPALITFLVTASGITLFGIGSAFWGLVAGLLALIVFQFKRPSLNS, encoded by the coding sequence ATGGTTGCCAAAGGCTTTTTCAACGACGTTTCTCTCTCAGCGATCATCGCGGGGTTTGTCACCGTGCTGGTAGGCTTTACCAGTTCAGCGGTGATTGTGTTTCAGGCCGCCCAGGCGTTCAGTGCCACCCCCGCCGAAATCGCGTCCTGGATGTGGGCCTTGGGGTTGGGCATGGGCTTGACCTGCATTGGCCTATCGCTGCGCTACCGTGCGCCAGTGGTCACCGCTTGGTCTACACCGGGGGCGGCCTTGCTGATTACCTCGGCAACGGGGGTGCCCATGGCCGAGGCGATCGGGGCGTTTTTGCTGTCGGGAATGCTGATTACCCTTGCTGGATTTAGCGGTTGGTTTGAACGGTTGATGAGTCGCATTCCCCTGGCGCTGGCAGCAGGAATGCTGGCCGGGGTACTGCTGCGCTTTGGGCTGGATGTGTTTACGGCCATGCAGACCCAATTTGCCATGACCTTTGCCATGTTTTGCACCTACTTAGCCATGCGCCGCGCCCAGCCGCGCTACGCCGTAGTGGCGGCATTGGGGGTTGGTATTGCGATCGCAGCGCTGCAAAACCTGATCCAGTTCGACAGCGTGAGCCTGCAACTGGCTAGGCCCGTCTTCACGGTTCCCCAGTTTTCGCTCGGGGCGACGATTGGTGTGGCTCTACCGCTGTTTGTGGTCACGATGGCCTCTCAAAATGTGCCGGGGGTTGCCGTGCTGCGGGCCTCTGGCTATGGCACCGTGCCGATCTCGCCCGTCATTGGCTGGACCGGAGCCGCAACGGTGGTGCTCGCCCCATTTGGTGCCTTTGCCCTCAATTTGGCCGCCATTACCGCCGCCATTTGCATGGGGCGTGAGGCCCACGAAGACCCCGGCAAGCGCTATGTAGCGGCGATCGCCGCCGGGTTTTTCTACCTGCTGATCGGCTTTTTTGGCGCTACCGTCGCCGCCCTATTAGCCGCCTTCCCGCCAGAACTGGTGCTGGCGATCGCCGGTCTGGCCCTGTTTGGTACCATCGGCAACGGCTTGTTTACCGCCCTGCAAAACGAAGGCGATCGCGAACCCGCCCTAATCACCTTCTTGGTCACCGCTTCGGGCATCACGCTCTTTGGCATCGGCTCTGCGTTTTGGGGGCTAGTTGCCGGTTTACTAGCCCTGATCGTGTTTCAGTTCAAGCGCCCATCGTTAAACTCATAA
- a CDS encoding calcium/sodium antiporter, producing MTVAILLLIAGGGLLLVGAESLVRGASKLAGLLGISPLIIGLTIVAYGTSAPEMAVSVQSSLAGQGDIALGNVIGSNIFNVLVILGLSSLLAPLPVAQQLIRLDVPIMVGISALLLLFSLDQLLQPSDGIILLIGGLVYTLFLIYQSRRETNAEVQSEYDREYGPTPPGKWTWITNLAYMGLGLVALVWGSQWFVTGAVSIAQALGVSQLVIGLTIVAAGTSLPELATSAVATFRGERDIAVGNVVGSNIFNILTVLGVTAVSSGTGISIPNSVLYFDLPVMVAVALACLPIFLTGNVITRWEGGLFTGYYVAYVTYLILRAADHAQLGLYSQVMLLFVIPLTVLTLALVVVKSWPADRRDPEQEKQLPGDPHSR from the coding sequence ATGACCGTTGCCATCCTATTGCTGATTGCGGGTGGGGGGCTATTGCTGGTGGGGGCCGAGTCGCTGGTGCGGGGCGCGTCTAAACTGGCCGGGCTGCTAGGAATTTCGCCGCTGATTATTGGCCTAACCATTGTCGCCTACGGAACTAGCGCCCCAGAGATGGCCGTGAGTGTGCAGTCTAGCCTAGCGGGCCAGGGTGACATTGCCCTAGGCAACGTGATCGGCAGCAACATTTTCAACGTGCTGGTGATTTTGGGGCTGTCGTCCTTGTTGGCCCCGCTGCCGGTGGCCCAGCAGCTGATTCGGCTCGATGTGCCAATTATGGTGGGTATTTCGGCGCTGCTGCTGTTGTTTTCTCTAGACCAGCTGCTGCAACCGAGCGACGGCATTATCTTGCTGATTGGGGGCCTGGTTTACACTCTATTTTTGATCTACCAAAGTCGCCGCGAAACCAATGCCGAGGTGCAGTCAGAATACGATCGCGAGTATGGCCCCACGCCCCCGGGCAAATGGACTTGGATCACTAACCTGGCCTACATGGGGTTGGGGCTGGTGGCGTTGGTGTGGGGGTCGCAGTGGTTTGTCACGGGCGCGGTGAGCATTGCCCAGGCCCTCGGGGTGAGCCAATTGGTCATTGGCCTGACGATTGTGGCAGCAGGAACGTCATTACCGGAACTGGCGACCTCGGCGGTGGCCACCTTTCGGGGAGAGCGTGACATTGCAGTGGGCAACGTCGTCGGCAGCAACATTTTCAACATTTTGACTGTGCTGGGGGTGACGGCGGTGTCGTCGGGGACGGGCATCAGCATTCCCAACTCGGTGCTGTATTTTGACTTGCCGGTGATGGTGGCGGTAGCGCTGGCTTGTCTGCCCATTTTTCTGACCGGCAATGTGATTACCCGCTGGGAGGGGGGGCTGTTTACCGGCTACTACGTCGCCTACGTCACCTACCTGATCTTGAGGGCGGCAGACCATGCCCAGCTGGGGCTCTATAGCCAAGTCATGCTGCTGTTTGTGATTCCCCTTACGGTGTTGACGCTGGCGCTGGTGGTGGTTAAATCTTGGCCAGCCGATCGCCGGGACCCAGAGCAGGAGAAACAGCTGCCGGGTGATCCCCACTCCCGATAG
- a CDS encoding PD-(D/E)XK nuclease family protein has product MVHRLPRYAAKRVRRDHKMLYEVEGRCYPGVTTVLSATKPQEAREALQRWRQRVGVDEAQRISGNASSAGTRLHKQIAAHLNGKPVEISADLAGYWASIQSVLAQVEEVLLVEGAVWHRAGFVGFPDALVMIDGELYLCDWKTALRPKQPQWLEDYFLQIAAYRAAATQVYADFGLEVQKGLVAIALADQPAQRFEVSLAEMNDHWQQFQRRLREFEYRRRR; this is encoded by the coding sequence ATGGTGCATCGACTTCCTCGCTATGCGGCCAAACGGGTGCGTCGCGATCATAAAATGCTTTACGAGGTTGAGGGCCGCTGTTATCCCGGTGTCACAACCGTGCTGTCGGCCACCAAACCCCAGGAGGCACGAGAAGCGCTTCAGCGCTGGCGGCAGCGGGTGGGCGTTGACGAAGCCCAGCGCATTTCGGGCAACGCGTCTTCGGCGGGCACTCGCTTGCACAAGCAAATTGCCGCCCACCTCAATGGCAAACCGGTCGAAATTTCGGCTGATTTAGCAGGCTATTGGGCCTCGATTCAGTCGGTACTGGCCCAGGTAGAAGAGGTGCTGCTGGTGGAAGGGGCGGTGTGGCACAGGGCGGGGTTTGTGGGCTTTCCCGATGCGCTGGTGATGATTGACGGTGAGTTGTACCTGTGCGACTGGAAGACGGCGCTGCGCCCCAAGCAGCCCCAGTGGTTGGAAGATTATTTTTTGCAGATAGCGGCCTATCGCGCGGCGGCCACTCAGGTGTATGCCGACTTTGGCTTAGAGGTACAAAAGGGGCTGGTGGCGATCGCCCTGGCTGACCAGCCCGCCCAGCGTTTCGAGGTTTCTCTAGCCGAGATGAATGACCACTGGCAGCAATTTCAGCGGCGGTTGCGAGAATTTGAGTATCGACGGCGGCGCTGA
- a CDS encoding tetratricopeptide repeat protein, with product METCVRDRQILPTGHRPPRPIPALDYETEARHHRERGKLLLEMGRYREALAQFRQALTVHPHDAESWSSRADALACLGLYDDALQSLEQAQELAGLADPRFWVQKAVLFILLNQPEAALTCCNQALWRSPSHRQAWLFRSVALHRLGQFQAAYRSYQRVSQPGLSSPAESIRQLCHDLAPHHQAS from the coding sequence ATGGAAACGTGCGTTCGAGATCGCCAAATTCTGCCCACTGGCCACCGTCCGCCCCGCCCGATTCCCGCCCTTGACTACGAAACCGAGGCCCGGCACCACCGCGAACGGGGCAAACTCCTCCTAGAGATGGGCCGCTATCGTGAGGCGCTAGCGCAGTTTAGGCAAGCTCTGACGGTTCATCCCCACGATGCTGAGAGCTGGTCTAGCCGCGCTGATGCCCTGGCTTGCCTGGGCCTCTACGATGACGCCTTGCAAAGTCTGGAGCAGGCCCAGGAATTGGCTGGGTTGGCCGATCCTCGGTTTTGGGTGCAAAAGGCGGTGCTGTTCATCTTGCTCAACCAACCCGAGGCGGCACTCACCTGTTGCAATCAGGCCCTCTGGCGATCGCCCAGCCACCGTCAGGCCTGGCTTTTTCGCAGCGTGGCCCTGCACCGTTTGGGGCAGTTTCAGGCCGCTTACCGCAGCTACCAGCGGGTGTCACAGCCTGGCCTCTCGTCTCCGGCTGAGTCCATCCGGCAGCTTTGCCATGACCTGGCCCCTCATCACCAGGCTAGTTAG
- a CDS encoding ATP-dependent 6-phosphofructokinase, giving the protein MTTTQRIGILTSGGDCPGLNAVIRAVVKCANRRGWDVIGIPYSTDGFMQVADGQYDPDHLRLTDHGYDIPGILQGLDVLQFLSGTILGSLSKSRFDGPDQMAKILAGYEKLNLDALIAIGGDGSLDIIYDLAQRGGWNLIGIPKTIDNDVPFTEKSIGFNTAVQTVNSALYDLTFTAASHDRVMVVEVMGRDAGHLALHGGIAGGADVILIPELVPELNPLVVTQICQHIADLRQRGRKFALVVVAEGVHGEDGKPQHLIGESLATAIAERSRTLCQTGDTAYCDMDRVETRAMVLGHIQRSGIPTASDRLLASAFGRKAVDLIAEGRYNRLVVWEAGRVRSKDLGDVIATVRECHLRGICPSPVETDSTMVKVARSLGIYVGDPDTLPDPKAVMQEAQVV; this is encoded by the coding sequence ATGACAACCACTCAGCGCATTGGCATTCTCACTAGCGGCGGCGACTGCCCCGGCCTCAACGCCGTCATTCGAGCGGTGGTCAAATGCGCCAATCGGCGTGGGTGGGATGTGATTGGCATTCCCTATAGCACCGATGGCTTTATGCAGGTGGCCGACGGCCAGTACGACCCCGACCACCTGCGGCTCACCGACCACGGCTACGACATTCCCGGCATTTTGCAGGGGCTCGATGTGCTGCAATTTCTCAGCGGCACCATTCTGGGCTCGCTCAGCAAAAGCCGCTTCGACGGGCCTGACCAAATGGCCAAAATTTTGGCGGGCTACGAAAAACTCAACCTCGATGCGCTAATTGCGATCGGTGGCGACGGCAGCCTCGATATTATCTACGACCTAGCCCAGCGCGGCGGCTGGAACCTGATCGGTATTCCCAAGACCATCGATAATGATGTGCCGTTTACCGAAAAATCGATTGGCTTCAATACCGCTGTGCAGACAGTGAACAGCGCCCTCTACGACCTCACCTTTACCGCTGCCAGCCACGATCGCGTCATGGTGGTCGAAGTCATGGGCCGCGACGCCGGGCACCTGGCCCTCCACGGCGGTATCGCGGGCGGGGCCGATGTGATTTTAATTCCTGAGCTGGTGCCCGAACTCAACCCCCTAGTTGTTACTCAGATCTGTCAGCACATTGCCGATCTGCGCCAGCGGGGCCGCAAGTTTGCCCTCGTGGTTGTGGCTGAAGGTGTCCATGGCGAAGACGGCAAGCCTCAGCACCTGATTGGCGAATCGTTGGCGACGGCGATCGCCGAGCGCAGCCGCACCCTCTGCCAAACCGGCGATACCGCCTACTGCGATATGGACCGGGTCGAAACTCGCGCCATGGTGCTGGGCCACATTCAGCGCAGCGGCATTCCTACTGCTAGCGATCGCCTGCTGGCCTCAGCCTTTGGCCGCAAAGCCGTAGACCTAATCGCCGAAGGCCGCTACAACCGCCTGGTGGTGTGGGAGGCAGGCCGCGTGCGCTCTAAAGACCTAGGTGACGTGATTGCCACCGTGCGTGAGTGCCACCTGCGCGGCATCTGCCCCAGCCCGGTCGAAACCGATAGCACCATGGTCAAAGTGGCCCGATCGCTCGGCATCTATGTGGGCGACCCCGACACCCTGCCCGACCCCAAGGCCGTTATGCAGGAAGCGCAAGTCGTTTAA
- the pyrC gene encoding dihydroorotase, protein METLTITRPDDWHLHLRDGAALNAVLPHTVRQFSRAIVMPNLKPPVRSVAEAAAYRDRILAAVPAGQPFEPLMTLYLTDNTDPEEIVAAKAAEFVKAVKYYPAGATTNSDSGVTEISKCDRVFEAMQQVDMPLLLHGEVTDSAVDMFDREKVFIEKHLMPLKQRFPQLRVVLEHITTADAVEFVLATDNIAATITPQHLLFNRNSLFQGGLRPHYYCLPILKRETHRQALLQAATSGNPKFFLGTDSAPHPRNGKESACGCAGCFSALHAMELYAEAFESVDALDKLEAFASFYGPDFYQLPRNGDRITLSKTTWRIPDELPFVDAGLVPLRAGETMTWKML, encoded by the coding sequence ATGGAAACGCTGACGATTACTCGACCCGACGATTGGCACCTGCATCTGCGCGACGGTGCGGCCCTGAATGCGGTACTGCCCCACACGGTGCGGCAATTTTCTCGCGCCATTGTCATGCCCAATTTGAAGCCCCCGGTGCGCTCGGTGGCTGAGGCGGCGGCTTACCGCGATCGCATTCTGGCGGCGGTGCCAGCGGGCCAGCCGTTTGAGCCGTTGATGACTCTCTACCTCACTGACAACACCGACCCCGAAGAGATTGTGGCGGCCAAGGCGGCTGAGTTTGTCAAAGCCGTGAAGTATTACCCCGCTGGGGCGACGACCAATTCAGACTCTGGCGTCACCGAGATCAGCAAGTGCGATCGCGTCTTTGAGGCGATGCAGCAGGTTGATATGCCGCTGTTGCTCCACGGTGAAGTCACCGATTCAGCGGTGGATATGTTCGATCGCGAGAAAGTGTTTATTGAGAAACACTTGATGCCCCTAAAGCAGCGATTCCCGCAATTGCGGGTGGTGTTAGAGCACATTACTACCGCCGATGCGGTGGAGTTTGTCTTGGCGACCGACAACATCGCCGCGACGATCACTCCCCAGCATCTGTTGTTTAACCGCAATAGTTTGTTTCAAGGAGGCCTGCGGCCCCACTACTACTGCCTGCCCATTTTGAAGCGCGAGACCCACCGGCAGGCACTTTTGCAGGCGGCGACCTCAGGCAATCCCAAGTTTTTTCTGGGCACCGATAGCGCCCCCCATCCCCGTAATGGCAAAGAAAGCGCCTGTGGCTGCGCGGGGTGTTTTTCGGCGTTGCACGCGATGGAACTGTACGCGGAGGCGTTTGAGAGTGTTGACGCCCTCGATAAACTGGAGGCGTTTGCCAGCTTTTATGGGCCAGACTTTTACCAGCTGCCGCGCAATGGCGATCGCATTACCCTGAGCAAAACGACCTGGCGGATTCCCGATGAGCTGCCCTTTGTCGATGCTGGCCTGGTGCCGCTGCGGGCCGGGGAAACGATGACTTGGAAGATGCTCTGA
- a CDS encoding Hsp70 family protein, whose product MALAVDFGTSNTVVARWNPVTESPETLALPGLSVSLATVPPLVPSLIYVEQPAAGGVMVGQMVRDRGLDIAADPRFFANIKRGIGTPLQGFLPDIDGTTLSFEQLGEWFLRSLLTQVRAVAGDDDSLVLTVPVDSFEAYRLWLGDVAAALDFKEVRLIDEPTAAALGYGLTGEQTLLVLDFGGGTLDWSLVRLVAPAQKKPTGFLLKWRGQGAEQTSAQKPEVARVLAKAGENLGGADIDQWLVEHFATQGVPGGAVVQRLAERLKIALSNQLEAAEAYFDDETFDTYDLALSRDQFEAILSENQFFERLEKGLSQVLQQGQRQGLGADAIDAVLLVGGTAQIPAVQRWVTERFGAEKVRCDRPFEAVAQGALQIAQGLAVEDFLYHSYGMRYWDRRNNRHGWHSILPQGQPYPMSAPVEITLGASVEKQPSIELIVGELGAASTQTEVYFENGRLVTRQLGGDSPSVQPLNDREGARTIAQLDPPGFPGSDRVRVLFQVDSDRLLRITVEDILTGNTLLDNEAVVRLS is encoded by the coding sequence ATGGCCTTAGCGGTTGATTTTGGCACCAGCAATACCGTCGTCGCTCGTTGGAACCCAGTCACAGAAAGCCCAGAGACCCTAGCCCTGCCGGGGCTGAGCGTGAGCTTGGCGACGGTGCCGCCCCTAGTGCCGAGCCTGATCTATGTAGAGCAGCCCGCTGCTGGTGGCGTGATGGTGGGGCAGATGGTGCGCGATCGCGGCCTCGATATTGCCGCTGATCCCCGCTTTTTTGCCAATATTAAGCGCGGCATTGGCACGCCGCTGCAAGGGTTTCTGCCCGATATTGACGGCACAACTCTCTCCTTTGAGCAGTTGGGGGAGTGGTTTCTGCGATCGCTGCTCACCCAGGTGCGGGCCGTAGCGGGAGACGACGACAGCCTGGTGCTGACGGTGCCTGTCGATAGCTTTGAGGCCTACCGCCTGTGGCTGGGGGATGTGGCTGCTGCCCTAGATTTTAAAGAAGTGCGGCTGATCGATGAGCCGACGGCGGCGGCCCTGGGCTACGGATTAACGGGGGAGCAAACCCTGCTGGTGCTCGACTTTGGCGGCGGCACTCTCGATTGGTCGTTGGTGCGGCTGGTGGCCCCGGCCCAGAAAAAGCCGACGGGCTTTTTGCTCAAGTGGCGGGGCCAGGGAGCCGAGCAAACCAGCGCTCAAAAGCCAGAGGTGGCACGGGTGCTGGCCAAGGCGGGCGAAAACCTGGGCGGAGCCGACATTGACCAGTGGTTAGTAGAGCATTTCGCCACTCAAGGAGTGCCCGGCGGAGCGGTGGTGCAGCGCCTGGCAGAGCGGCTAAAAATTGCCCTGTCTAACCAACTGGAGGCGGCAGAAGCCTACTTTGACGACGAAACCTTTGACACCTACGACTTGGCCCTGAGCCGCGACCAGTTTGAAGCCATTTTGAGCGAAAACCAGTTTTTTGAGCGGTTAGAAAAGGGACTCAGCCAGGTATTGCAGCAGGGGCAACGCCAGGGCCTGGGGGCCGACGCCATTGATGCGGTGCTGCTGGTGGGGGGCACGGCGCAGATTCCAGCGGTGCAGCGGTGGGTGACGGAGCGGTTTGGAGCCGAGAAGGTAAGGTGCGATCGCCCCTTTGAAGCCGTCGCCCAGGGGGCGTTGCAAATTGCCCAGGGCTTAGCGGTCGAAGACTTTCTCTACCATAGCTATGGCATGCGCTACTGGGATCGGCGCAACAACCGCCACGGCTGGCACTCGATTTTGCCCCAGGGGCAGCCCTACCCGATGAGTGCGCCTGTAGAAATTACTCTAGGCGCTTCGGTGGAAAAGCAGCCGAGTATTGAGCTGATTGTCGGTGAGCTGGGGGCAGCCAGCACCCAGACCGAGGTGTACTTTGAAAACGGTCGGCTGGTGACGCGGCAGCTCGGCGGCGATTCCCCCTCGGTGCAACCCCTCAACGATCGCGAGGGAGCCCGCACGATCGCTCAGCTCGACCCGCCGGGGTTTCCGGGCAGCGATCGGGTGCGGGTGCTGTTTCAAGTAGACAGCGATCGGCTGCTGCGCATTACGGTAGAAGATATTCTTACCGGCAATACGCTGCTGGATAATGAGGCTGTGGTGCGGCTGAGCTAG
- a CDS encoding S41 family peptidase → MPQLRHPLALMSKIAAWSPAQKALALTSTLTLVGLPVLTTAAWATWQDSPKSVLDEAWQIVHRSYVDPNFNQIDWMQERQSLLGQEYTSPDAAYAALEDVLAKLNDPYTRFMTPEEFQAFSSQTSGQLVGVGMRLALEPDTEALMVVQPIEGSPAMAANVQSGDRILQINGASTQGMTVEAAASQIRGEAGTTVELLMQRNDTAPFAVTLTRARIDLPVVTSALRETEGQRIGYLRLSEFNAQSAEQMERAIKNLEQQQVEGYVLDLRNNPGGILGQAIAIARMWIDEGPIVRTVDRAGQAEAVSANHTALTDKPLVVLVNGNSASASEVLTGALQDDRRATVVGTQTFGKALVQSVNRLRDGSGLNVTIAHYYTPSGADINHKGITPDLVAESPEAAQRELWMHPDRIGTEQDSQYVVAIDQLRGAIAARSSTQARR, encoded by the coding sequence ATGCCTCAACTTCGCCACCCTTTGGCCCTCATGTCTAAAATTGCCGCCTGGTCACCCGCCCAAAAAGCCCTGGCCCTCACCTCAACGCTGACCCTGGTTGGGCTACCCGTTCTCACTACAGCCGCCTGGGCTACCTGGCAAGATAGCCCCAAGAGCGTTTTAGACGAAGCTTGGCAAATCGTCCATCGCTCCTACGTTGACCCCAATTTTAACCAGATAGACTGGATGCAAGAGCGGCAGTCACTGCTGGGTCAGGAATACACCTCTCCGGATGCGGCCTACGCAGCGCTGGAGGACGTGCTGGCGAAGCTCAATGACCCTTACACCCGGTTTATGACACCGGAGGAGTTTCAGGCGTTTTCGAGTCAGACCAGTGGGCAGTTGGTGGGAGTGGGCATGCGCCTTGCCCTTGAACCCGATACCGAAGCGCTGATGGTGGTGCAGCCCATTGAAGGCTCTCCGGCCATGGCCGCCAACGTGCAGTCGGGGGATCGTATCTTGCAGATCAATGGTGCCTCGACCCAGGGTATGACCGTAGAGGCCGCCGCCAGCCAAATTCGCGGTGAAGCGGGCACGACGGTAGAGTTGCTAATGCAGCGCAACGATACGGCCCCCTTTGCCGTTACCCTCACCCGCGCCCGTATTGACCTGCCGGTGGTCACCTCAGCCCTGCGAGAAACCGAGGGGCAGCGCATTGGCTACCTACGCCTGAGCGAGTTTAATGCTCAGTCTGCCGAACAGATGGAGCGGGCGATCAAAAACCTGGAGCAGCAGCAGGTCGAGGGCTATGTGCTCGATCTGCGCAACAATCCAGGGGGAATTTTAGGGCAGGCGATCGCGATCGCCCGCATGTGGATCGATGAGGGTCCGATCGTGCGCACCGTAGATCGGGCTGGCCAGGCCGAAGCGGTCAGCGCCAACCATACCGCTCTGACCGACAAACCGTTGGTGGTGTTGGTCAACGGCAACTCAGCCAGTGCTAGCGAGGTGCTCACCGGGGCGCTGCAAGACGATCGCCGGGCTACAGTGGTGGGCACGCAGACCTTTGGCAAAGCCCTGGTGCAGTCGGTCAACCGCCTGCGGGATGGCTCGGGCCTGAATGTCACCATCGCCCACTACTACACTCCTTCCGGGGCCGACATCAACCACAAAGGCATTACGCCCGACCTAGTGGCCGAGTCACCCGAAGCCGCCCAGCGAGAGCTGTGGATGCACCCCGATCGCATCGGCACTGAGCAAGATAGTCAGTACGTGGTGGCAATTGACCAACTGCGAGGGGCGATTGCGGCTAGATCGTCAACCCAGGCACGCCGCTAG
- a CDS encoding DUF1328 domain-containing protein, producing the protein MDLLTWAIIALVVAVIAGALGFTGIARGAATIARVLFGIFLVIALILFVMVVLGVGLAT; encoded by the coding sequence ATGGATTTACTGACCTGGGCCATTATTGCCTTAGTTGTAGCCGTTATTGCCGGAGCGTTGGGGTTTACCGGCATTGCCCGAGGAGCCGCCACTATCGCCCGCGTTCTGTTTGGTATTTTTCTGGTGATCGCTCTGATTTTGTTTGTGATGGTGGTATTGGGCGTAGGCCTCGCCACCTGA
- the trmFO gene encoding FADH(2)-oxidizing methylenetetrahydrofolate--tRNA-(uracil(54)-C(5))-methyltransferase TrmFO, which produces MQTPDPIHVIGGGLAGTEAAWQIAQAGVPVVLHEMRPHKTSPAHHSEHVAELVCSNSFGAMSSDRASGLLHEELRQLGSVVIGKADQHQVPAGGALAVDRGIFSQDLTATLEQHPLIELRRDEVTRIPDDGITVLTTGPLTSEALSVDLERFTGQGYMSFFDAASPIVVGESIDQSVAFMASRYDRGEAAYLNCPMNKEQYLHFWTELCNAEQAELKDFERETAKFFEACLPIEEMARRGEDTMRYGPLKPVGLFDARLGDFKAPENKSKKPYAVVQLRQEDKGGQLWNMVGFQTNLRWGEQVRVFRLIPGLEKAEFVRMGVMHRNTFLNSPELLHATMQFKARSTLLAAGQLVGTEGYTAAVAGGWLAGTNAARLALGQDPLTLPATMMLGALIDFITSAEPKHFQPMPPNFGILPPLPVKVRGKKERYGQYRDRALQDLHTWAVEQTLELHQPSLSLSA; this is translated from the coding sequence GTGCAAACCCCAGACCCCATTCATGTGATCGGCGGCGGGCTGGCCGGTACCGAGGCCGCCTGGCAGATTGCCCAGGCCGGGGTGCCCGTGGTGCTGCACGAAATGCGCCCCCACAAAACCTCCCCGGCCCACCACAGCGAGCACGTCGCCGAACTGGTGTGCAGCAACTCCTTTGGGGCAATGTCGAGCGATCGCGCCTCGGGCCTGCTCCACGAAGAACTGCGGCAGCTAGGCTCAGTGGTCATCGGCAAGGCCGACCAGCACCAGGTACCGGCGGGGGGTGCCCTGGCGGTCGATCGCGGCATCTTTAGCCAAGATCTCACCGCAACCCTAGAGCAGCACCCGCTAATCGAGCTGCGCCGAGATGAAGTAACCCGCATTCCCGACGATGGCATTACCGTGCTGACCACTGGCCCCCTCACCAGCGAAGCCCTATCGGTAGACCTAGAGCGGTTCACGGGCCAGGGCTACATGAGCTTTTTCGACGCCGCCAGCCCAATTGTGGTGGGTGAAAGCATTGACCAGTCGGTGGCCTTTATGGCCTCGCGCTACGATCGCGGGGAAGCCGCCTACCTCAACTGCCCCATGAATAAGGAGCAGTACCTGCACTTTTGGACTGAGCTGTGCAACGCGGAGCAGGCCGAGCTTAAGGACTTTGAGCGCGAGACGGCAAAATTCTTTGAAGCCTGTCTGCCCATCGAAGAAATGGCGCGGCGCGGCGAAGACACCATGCGCTACGGCCCGCTCAAGCCCGTGGGTCTGTTCGATGCCCGCCTGGGCGACTTTAAAGCCCCCGAGAACAAGAGCAAGAAACCCTACGCCGTGGTGCAGCTGCGCCAGGAAGATAAGGGCGGCCAGCTGTGGAACATGGTGGGCTTTCAGACCAACCTGCGCTGGGGCGAACAGGTACGGGTGTTCCGCCTGATTCCGGGGTTGGAGAAGGCCGAATTTGTGCGGATGGGCGTGATGCACCGCAACACGTTTTTAAATTCGCCCGAGCTGCTGCACGCCACGATGCAATTTAAGGCTCGCTCAACTTTGCTGGCGGCGGGGCAGCTGGTGGGTACCGAGGGCTATACGGCGGCGGTGGCGGGTGGCTGGCTAGCGGGGACAAATGCAGCCCGGCTGGCCTTGGGGCAAGATCCCTTAACCCTGCCTGCAACGATGATGCTGGGGGCGCTGATCGATTTCATTACCTCCGCCGAACCGAAGCACTTTCAGCCGATGCCGCCAAACTTTGGCATTTTGCCGCCCCTGCCGGTAAAAGTGCGGGGCAAAAAAGAGCGCTACGGCCAATACCGCGATCGCGCTTTGCAAGACCTGCACACCTGGGCGGTAGAGCAAACCTTGGAGTTGCACCAACCCAGCCTTAGCCTCTCTGCCTGA